From Aspergillus fumigatus Af293 chromosome 5, whole genome shotgun sequence, a single genomic window includes:
- a CDS encoding emp24/gp25L/p24 family protein — protein sequence MQFSTVLIGLLATLVSTVTATALTYRLEANEKACFYNYVDQRNAKVAFYFAVQSGGSFDVDYSVVGPGEKVILDGTKERQGDFVFTAQSIGEYRFCFNNEMSTFAEKMVDFEIAVENEERAQLPSRQGASPEQASALEESIYKLSAQLSTIARNQKYFRTRENRNFSTVRSTERRIFNFSVIEGLMMVSMAGLQVFIVRFFFQGARKGTYSLSYGGVKPSIVFDYCLSRSLIQVHVWLTPL from the exons ATGCAATTCTCAACTGTATTGATAGGTCTCCTGGCCACTCTGGTCTCGACCGTGACGGCGACCGCTTTAACGTACAGACTCGAGGCTAATGAGAAGGCCTGCTTCTATAACTACGTTGACCAGAGGAATGCCAAGGTTGCATTCTACTTCGCT GTTCAATCCGGCGGCTCTTTCGATGTCGATTACTCAGTTGTTGGCCCTGGAGAGAAGGTTATCCTAGACGGAACTAAGGAACGGCAAGGCGACTTTGTCTTCACAGCTCAGAGCATTGGAGAGTACCGATTCTGCTTCAACAATGAGATGTCAACATTTGCGGAGAAAATGGTCGACTTTGAGATTGCT GTCGAGAATGAGGAGCGCGCGCAATTACCTTCACGACAAGGTGCCAGTCCCGAGCAAGCATCGGCTCTTGAAGAGTCCATCTACAAACTGTCTGCTCAGCTGTCGACTATTGCTCGCAACCAGAAATACTTCCGGACCCGCGAGAATCGCAATTTTAGCACGGTTCGCAGCACCGAGAGGCGGATCTTCAACTTCAGTGTGATTGAAggcttgatgatggtgtcCATGGCTGGTCTGCAGGTGTTTATTGTTCGgttcttcttccagggtgCACGGAAAGGTACGTATTCCCTTTCCTATGGGGGCGTGAAACCCAGCATCGTATTTGATTATTGTCTTTCCCGTTCCTTGATTCAAGTCCATGTCTGGCTAACACCCTTGTAG
- the rodF gene encoding hydrophobin family protein encodes MRPITILCTLATLSTTLAVPFSQASKSTSASRSTSSSTVPASLPSPTLSGPNACPPNKFKQCCTTLSQVGDDLLKPLGAVVPLVGAIQVNSLVGVSCRPMADAAPESTCGNAVMCCDSSTVGGDDLMQTSCQDFALAKKREREAIERQQRRFSEYQRMMLSQSATPAPTSTGVDVMGSSFSKAKATPTRV; translated from the exons ATGCGTCCTATAACTATCCTCTGCACCCTCGCTACACTCTCAACCACACTGGCCGTCCCATTCTCCCAGGCATCCAAATCAACCAGCGCATCAAGATCGACCTCTTCATCAACAGTGCCGGCAAGTCTACCCTCGCCAACACTCAGCGGACCTAATGCCTGTCCCCCCAACAAGTTCAAGCAATGCTGTACAACCCTCAGCCAGGTAGGCGACGACCTCCTCAAGCCATTGGGGGCGGTCGTTCCGCTCGTAGGGGCGATCCAAGTGAATTCACTGGTCGGGGTGTCTT GCCGGCCCATGGCCGACGCGGCCCCGGAATCTACCTGCGGAAATGCAGTCATGTGCTGTGACTCCTCGACTGTG GGCGGAGACGACCTCATGCAGACTTCCTGTCAGGACTTTGCGCTCGCGAAGAAGCGTGAGCGGGAGGCGATCGAGCGACAGCAGAGGCGGTTTTCGGAGTATCAGCGCATGATGCTGTCGCAGTCTGCTACGCCTGCTCCGACGTCGACTGGCGTCGATGTGATGGGCTCGTCTTTCTCGAAGGCGAAAGCGACACCGACTAGGGTCTAA
- a CDS encoding RNA polymerase II-binding domain-containing protein, producing the protein MASHQVAIAKASFSAGLLRPDPTSVPRDEITAFHTLLDTALSHCSVANIQTWLLNYVVSSSNRVGVWAKYLVALSSSFTSGENGQTSKPTEVRPGTSSKRKRLHILYLLNDLFHHTKYHTDTPATFSTLSGSLQPHIVELLGYAASYDRFKNPKHHRRLDDLLNIWEKNGYYGADYVNKLREVVKNSAESGPVKSSIDVEQNNMDTVNRSVEKNVPFVMPSTHGDSSTPYYDLPAGNLIPHIIPDSTVPLRPDTIKPLQFLAGSADEKLVTALKAFLKDVDRMYNSGQTEQKENEVVDIDEMGQTIIRDSSTGEIVGGDTYYGWSRAFCQQMKKRRAKGSSRNRTRSGSRSRSASRRRRYSGSSESGDSRWRSSSSRSRSAPRRHEANDRRYDSRSRSPRRSRSRERSYSPRAPSPPRYPPPEHQTSQYSNTGPQGFHSSHPPPPPPMHFAPGGNVPPVPPAFPPRIAPGAPPSHPANYQGQWPPPPPPPLSSMQYPQGSGMNPSAFPPPFNAQGQFPPWNMGSAQQMPTGSNHFPPPHPGGQGRGTSGQWNQYGSGYPPSDRGWK; encoded by the exons ATGGCCTCTCATCAAGTTGCCATTGCAAAAGCCTCCTTCTCGGCCGGGCTTTTACGCCCTGACCCGACTTCTGTCCCGCGCGATGAAATCACAGCCTTTCACACTCTCCTTGACACGGCGCTGTCACATTGCTCCGTAGCGAACATCCAG ACCTGGCTCTTGAATTATGTCGTCTCGTCATCTAACCGCGTGGGTGTCTGGGCCAAATACCTGGTTGCTTTGTCCAGTTCGTTTACCAGCGGGGAGAATGGACAAACGTCCAAGCCGACAGAGGTTCGCCCTGGCACCTCgtcgaaaaggaagaggcTACATATTCTGTATCTGCTCAACGATCTTTTCCATCATACCAAGTACCATACGGATACCCCTGCGACATTCTCCACTCTGAGTGGTTCACTACAACCGCATATCGTGGAACTGCTGGGTTACGCTGCATCCTACGATCGATTCAAGAACCCAAAGCATCACAGGCGCTTAGACGATCTGCTGAACATATGGGAGAAAAATGGGTACTACGGTGCCGATTATGTCAACAAGCTGCGCGAGGTTGTGAAGAACTCGGCTGAGTCTGGGCCAGTCAAGTCATCCATCGATGTGGAGCAGAACAACATGGACACGGTCAACCGATCCGTAGAGAAGAATGTCCCTTTTGTAATGCCGTCTACCCACGGAGATTCTTCTACTCCCTATTATGACCTCCCAGCCGGCAACCTTATACCACACATCATTCCCGATTCGACGGTTCCCCTACGGCCAGATACCATCAAGCCCCTACAGTTCCTGGCTGGATCAGCGGATGAGAAATTGGTGACCGCGCTTAAGGCCTTCCTCAAGGATGTCGATCGGATGTACAACTCGGGGCAAACAGAACAGAAAGAGAACGAAGTAGTGGACATTGATGAAATGGGCCAGACAATTATCCGAGATAGCTCCACTGGAGAGATTGTGGGCGGTGACACGTACTACGGATGGTCGCGTGCCTTTTGTCagcagatgaagaaaagGCGGGCCAAGGGCAGCTCGAGAAATCGCACTCGGAGTGGCAGCCGCAGCCGTAGCGCCTCAAGGAGACGCCGGTACAGTGGCAGTTCAGAGAGTGGCGACAGCCgatggaggagctcaagcTCGCGGAGTCGATCGGCTCCGCGCAGACATGAAGCTAACGACCGGCGTTATGACTCTCGGTCTCGTTCTCCACGAAGATCACGGTCCCGAGAAAGGTCATATTCTCCACGCGCACCGTCCCCTCCTCGATATCCACCCCCCGAACACCAAACCTCCCAGTACAGCAACACAGGGCCTCAGGGATTTCACTCTTCTCACCCTCCGCCTCCCCCACCTATGCATTTCGCCCCAGGCGGGAACGTGCCACCTGTGCCACCTGCGTTTCCCCCACGAATCGCACCAGGCGCCCCGccatctcatccagcaaATTATCAAGGCCAGTGGCCtccgccccctccgccgccatTGTCATCAATGCAATATCCTCAGGGCTCGGGAATGAACCCGTCTGCGTTTCCGCCACCTTTTAACGCACAAGGACAGTTCCCTCCGTGGAATATGGGCTCGGCACAACAGATGCCCACGGGGTCGAATCACTTCCCTCCACCTCATCCCGGGGGACAGGGACGGGGCACGTCCGGTCAGTGGAACCAGTATGGTAGTGGATATCCGCCATCTGACCGCGGCTGGAAGTAA
- a CDS encoding TFIIH/NER complex ATPase/helicase subunit SSL2 translates to MPPKRKATDSGRSSRASKRATPVPGIEDVGSSDEYSDYVDEKDDNLKDVVEKFSLESFSNKKNPSVSKHDPNFGYKDFSSLALKPDHANRPLWIDPLKGTITLESFSPLAPQAQDFLTTIAEPLSRPTHLHEYRLTGNSLYAAVSVGLQPTDIINFLDRLSKTPLPDTVKSFIIDFTKSFGKIKVVLKHNRFFVESTDPAMLQMLLQDEVIGQQRVNGSEGIIQQAAPKMGGLVIPGTKDAAGVQQTSEEKPANGVPGQERKEDDILLAIRDDDDDDEQAQVHSFEIPNEAVESVKARCQAMGCPALEEYDFRNDEINPTLDIDLKPNARIRSYQEKSLSKMFGNGRAKSGIIVLPCGAGKTLVGITAACTIKKGTIVLCTSSMSVVQWRNEFLRWSNIDPGDIAIFTSDNKERFRRSTGIIVSTYSMVSQTRARSHDAQKMMDWMQSREWGLMILDEVHVVPASMFRKVTSAIATQSKLGLTATLLREDDKIKDLNFLIGPKLYEANWMELAEQGHIAKVQCAEVWCPMTTEFYTEYMREKSRKAALLYIMNPRKFQACQFLIDYHEKRGDKVIVFSDNVYALERYALKLNKAYIYGGTPQNERMRILENFQHNEQVNTIFLSKIGDTSLDLPEATCLIQISSHYGSRRQEAQRLGRILRAKRRNDEGFNAFFYSLVSKDTDEMFYSSKRQAFLVDQGYAFKVITHLQGIENLEGLAYATPAERRELLQEVMLQNETSAEVENVTDDLFSERSGGPKGRAKGGVKRSAATLSGLAGGEDMAYIEYNKSRNKQLKDKAGHHPLFRKLERERLKRKKELQDIMR, encoded by the exons ATGCCTCCCAAACGCAAGGCTACAGACA GCGGTCGGTCAAGCAGGGCTTCGAAACGCGCGACTCCTGTGCCGGGGATCGAGGACGTCGGCAGCAGCGATGAATACTCAGACTATGTGGATGAGAAGGACGATAATCTGAAAG ATGTTGTGGAAAAATTCTCCCTTGAGTCTTTTAGCAATAAGAAAAACCCGTCTGTTTCGAAACATGATCCCAACTTTGGTTACAAAGACTTCTCCTCGCTCGCCCTAAAACCGGACCATGCGAACCGTCCTTTGTGGATTGATCCGCTGAAAGGCACAATCACGCTGGAGAGTTTCTCCCCACTGGCGCCTCAGGCCCAAGACTTTCTGACCACGATCGCCGAGCCCCTTTCACGCCCGACACACTTGCACGAATACCGCTTGACTGGGAACAGTTTGTATGCGGCCGTGTCCGTCGGCCTGCAGCCCACTGACATCATCAACTTTCTTGATCGGTTGTCCAAGACGCCACTGCCAGATACCGTAAAGTCGTTCATTATTGACTTCACCAAGTCCTTTGGGAAGATTAAGGTGGTTTTGAAACACAACCGCTTCTTTGTCGAAAGTACGGACCCTGCGATGCTTCAGATGCTCCTCCAAGATGAGGTTATTGGGCAACAAAGAGTGAATGGGTCTGAGGGGATCATCCAGCAAGCGGCTCCAAAAATGGGTGGGCTTGTGATTCCCGGAACCAAGGATGCTGCTGGTGTACAACAAACTTCGGAGGAAAAGCCGGCGAACGGCGTCCCGGGCCAAGAGCGTAAAGAGGATGATATTCTCCTCGCTAtccgcgatgatgatgacgacgatgaacaAGCCCAAGTGCATAGCTTTGAGATTCCGAACGAAGCTGTGGAGTCTGTTAAAGCGCGTTGTCAGGCCATGGGCTGCCCTGCCCTTGAGGAGTATGATTTTCGAAATGACGAAATTAACCCGACTTTGGATATTGATCTGAAACCCAATGCCCGGATTCGGAGTTACCAGGAGAAGAGCTTGAGTAAGATGTTCGGTAACGGGCGTGCAAAGAGTGGCATTATCGTTCTGCCATGTGGTGCGGGAAAGACGTTGGTAGGCATCACGGCTGCCTGCACGATTAAGAAGGGAACGATTGTTCTCTGCACGAGCTCCATGTCGGTTGTCCAGTGGAGGAACGAGTTCTTGCGCTGGTCAAATATTGACCCAGGTGACATTGCAATCTTCACCTCCGACAATAAAGAGAGGTTTCGTCGATCCACCGGTATCATTGTGTCAACGTACTCAATGGTATCTCAAACAAGGGCTCGGTCGCACGATgcccagaagatgatggactgGATGCAATCGCGCGAATGGGGTCTTATGATTCTTGACGAGGTGCATGTCGTGCCAGCATCCATGTTCCGGAAGGTCACATCGGCCATTGCGACCCAAAGCAAGCTGGGTTTGACCGCGACTCTGCTGCGTGAGGAtgacaagatcaaggattTGAATTTCCTGATCGGACCCAAATTGTATGAAGCCAATTGGATGGAACTTGCTGAGCAAGGTCATATCGCCAAGGTCCAGTGCGCTGAGGTGTGGTGTCCAATGACTACGGAGTTCTACACGGAATACATGAGAGAAAAGTCGCGAAAGGCCGCTTTACTCTACATCATGAACCCTCGAAAATTCCAGGCCTGCCAGTTCCTGATTGACTACCACGAAAAACGCGGCGACAAGGTCATTGTGTTCTCTGACAACGTGTACGCCCTTGAACGGTATGCGCTCAAATTGAACAAAGCCTATATCTACGGTGGAACTCCCCAGAATGAACGAATGCGGATCTTGGAAAATTTCCAACACAATGAGCAAGTCAACACAATTTTCCTTTCTAAAATTGGAGACACTTCGTTGGATTTGCCGGAAGCCACCTGTCTGATCCAGATTTCCTCACATTACGGTTCGCGACGTCAAGAAGCTCAACGACTCGGCCGAATTCTTCGAGCTAAGCGCCGTAATGATGAAGGCTTCAATGCTTTCTTCTATTCACTCGTGTCTAAGGACACTGATGAAATGTTCTATTCCTCGAAACGGCAAGCATTCCTCGTTGACCAAGGATATGCATTTAAAGTCATTACTCATCTCCAAGGCATTGAGAATCTGGAAGGGCTCGCATATGCCACCCCTGCCGAGCGCCGCGAACTATTACAGGAAGTCATGCTGCAGAACGAGACGTCTGCCGAGGTCGAAAATGTCACGGACGATCTCTTCTCGGAGCGCTCTGGCGGACCGAAGGGTAGAGCCAAGGGTGGTGTTAAGAGGAGCGCAGCGACTCTTAGTGGACTGGCTGGTGGCGAAGACATGGCCTATATTGAGTACAACAAGAGTAGGAACAAGCAATTGAAGGACAAAGCAGGCCACCACCCGCTGTTCAGAAAACTGGAACGCGAGCGcctgaagcggaagaaggaaCTTCAAGATATTATGCGGTGA
- a CDS encoding questin oxidase family protein: protein MLQRKDIISRLRFCSRTVSTAASVSDTRVSFSVAATKRTYSRACLTRYFFPPTNISGPSVSRNSSTMATVRKIQLSTANPGIFNVELREDSARAASEVLQEDLEKHHMFFNKSGFHNHIVHHILTIYALGATPDEIRAAYDHNKTYQRPVLPTTQSIVESMHDKTQFQQHLGKEENFPNYLAFFQQEIEKKGVAVVLNEYLFSGSECAENMFSRLFGGLLHPLIHIGFGLEFDQPAIVAEGLAQTAVHEDWIGQLYLLPGEKAAGGIGKPGKKSLLQILNEIRTDKRLAESVKWADGNKIRDGVLKRAPEEMIRYAAQVSVSAEQMEDKLAELLNLVAYFTGAAQRPPKQVKLDFFLMHCVTSSIFLSKIVTLPYLDTRTKLRLLEWKGRADLVFYVSRGVPDLLLEEVTTYEAPNDWKTIFYESSVHPRDDGHLSKLVRALANGEKVCRPFEARAEELGLLITGDMWLKIANMAINSTKGDQMGTMWVRSTGFEEAWKDFHDRPRL from the exons ATGCTTCAGAGAAAAGATATAATAAGTCGATTGCGTTTCTGCTCCAGAACAGTGTCAACTGCAGCTTCAGTGTCTGATACACGAGTGAGCTTTTCGGTTGCTGCGACTAAGCGTACATATTCGAGGGCTTGCCTTACGCGGTACTTTTTTCCTCCAACGAACATATCTGGTCCGAGTGTCAGTCGCAACAGCTCAACGATGGCTACGGTACGGAAGATCCAGCTATCGACAGCCAACCCTGGCATTTTCAACGTGGAACTCAGGGAGGACTCTGCGCGCGCAGCAAGTGAGGTGCTGCAGGAAGATTTGGAGAAGCATCATATGTTCTTCAACAAGAGCGGGTTTCATA ATCACATTGTTCACCATATCCTGACGATCTATGCGCTCGGTGCGACGCCGGATGAGATCAGGGCTGCTTATGATCACAATAAGACGTATCAGCGGCCTGTCTTGCCGACGACCCAGAGTATAGTTGAGTCGATGCACGATAAGACCCAGTTCCAGCAGCACCTCGgcaaagaagagaatttTCCCAACTACTTGGCTTTCTTTcagcaggagattgagaagaaaggagtgGCGGTCGTGCTTAATGAGTATCTGTTTTCAGGGAGTGAGTGCGCCGAGAATATGTTTTCACGGCTGTTTGGTG GACTCCTTCATCCGCTGATCCACATTGGGTTCGGGCTTGAGTTTGACCAACCCGCAATTGTTGCTGAGGGTCTCGCACAGACCGCAGTCCATGAGGATTGGATTGGTCAATTATACCTCTTGCCGGGAGAAAAGGCTGCAGGAGGGATCGGCAAGCCGGGAAAGAAATCGTTGTTACAAATCTTGAACGAAATCCGCACTGATAAAAGACTGGCCGAATCGGTCAAATGGGCAGATGGCAACAAAATCAGAGACGGCGTTTTGAAGCGAGCACCAGAGGAGATGATTAGGTATGCAGCACAAGTTTCGGTCTCCGCCGAGCAAATGGAGGATAAACTTGCTGAGCTTCTCAATCTAGTCG CTTACTTTACAGGTGCCGCTCAGCGACCGCCCAAGCAGGTCAAGCTTGACTTCTTCTTGATGCACTGCGTGACTTCTTCGATATTCCTTTCCAAAATCGTCACTCTTCCGTATCTGGATACCCGGACCAAGCTGCGTCTGCTTGAGTGGAAAGGCCGTGCAGATCTGGTGTTCTACGTATCCCGGGGAGTTCCCGatctgctgctggaagaagtgACTACATATGAAGCTCCGAACGACTGGAAGACAATCTTCTATGAGAGCAGTGTGCACCCGCGCGACGACGGTCATTTGTCCAAGCTTGTCAGAGCTCTAGCAAATGGCGAGAAAGTCTGTCGTCCATTTGAGGCTCGAGCAGAAGAGCTAGGACTTTTGATCACCGGTGATATGTGGCTGAAGATTGCAAACATGG CTATCAATTCAACCAAAGGTGATCAAATGGGCACTATGTGGGTTCGCTCGACGGGGTTTGAAGAGGCATGGAAGGACTTCCACGATCGACCTCGCCTATGA
- a CDS encoding glutamine-dependent NAD(+) synthetase, whose protein sequence is MGHLVTLATCSLNQWALDFEGNAERIIESIRQAKAAGATLRVGPELEITGYGVLDGFLEGDTFLHSWEMLARIIDHPDCQDIVVDVGMPVRHRNVRYNCRVIFYNRKIILIRPKMWLANDGNYRELRHFSPWQRPREIEDYYLEQIVGKITGQYKVPFGDAVISTRDTCIGLETCEELFTPNGPHIPYGLAGVEIISNSSGSHHELKKLDTRVNLITQATKLSGGIYLYANQQGCDGDRLYYDGCAMIVINGNIVAQGSQFSLKDVEVITATVDIEEVRTYRASSSRNMQATRQPPFVRLDLDVRLSRLDDDAEPGLVPSEPISAKYHAPEEEISLGPACWLWDYLRRSGAAGFFLPLSGGIDSCATAIIVHSMCREVVKAVSEGNQQVIKDVRRLCAEPEGSTWLPRTSQEVCNRIFHTSFMGTQNSSKETRERAKALSTEIGSYHIDFNFDTVVTAITNLFTVITNFQPRFKVHGGTGAENAALQNVQARLRMVLSYLFASLLPTVRQRPGGGGLLVLASSNVDECLRGYLTKYDASSADLNPIGSISKVDLKKFIAWARDSFDLPILHDFLTATPTAELEPITATYVQSDEADMGVTYAELGTFGYLRKVAKLGPWSMYEKLLHVWGNEYSPREIYEKTRHFFYHYAINRHKMTVLTPSYHAEQYSPEDNRHDLRQFLYPPFTWAYKKMEESVKYWESKGWTAGKAQKKSVKAD, encoded by the exons ATGGGGCATCTTGTCACCCTCGCAACATG CTCTCTTAACCAATGGGCTTTAGATTTTGAAGGAAATGCTGAACGTATCATTGAGAGTATTCGGCAAGCAAAAGCGGCTGGCGCTACTCTACGTGTTGGTCCGGAGCTCGAGATCACTG GATATGGTGTTCTCGATGGCTTCCTAGAAGGTGATACGTTTCTCCACTCGTGGGAGATGCTGGCTCGTATCATTGATCACCCAGATTGTCAAGACATTGTGGTTGACGTTGGCATGCCGGTTCGTCATCGGAACGTGCGATACAATTGCCG TGTGATATTCTATAACAGAAAGATCATCCTTATTCGCCCGAAGATGTGGCTTGCCAATG ATGGGAATTATCGGGAGCTTAGACATTTCTCCCCATGGCAGCGCCCCCGCGAGATTGAAGACTATTACCTGGAGCAGATTGTGGGCAAAATTACCGGCCAATATAAGGTGCCTTTTGGTGACGCGGTCATCAGCACACGGGACACATGCATAGGGCTTGAAACTTGCGAAGAACTTTTTACGCCTAATGG TCCTCATATTCCGTACGGCCTAGCTG GCGTCGAGATTATCTCAAATTCGTCAGGAAGCCATCatgagctgaagaagcttgacACTCGCGTGAATCTGATTACCCAGGCGACTAAGCTG AGCGGAGGCATCTACCTCTATGCCAACCAGCAGGGTTGCGATGGTGATAGGCTCTACTATGATGGCTGTGCAATGATTGTCATCAACGGGAATATTGTCGCCCAGGGTTCCCAATTCTCCTTGAAAGATGTGGAGGTCATTACGGCTACTGTTGATATCGAAGAA GTTCGGACCTATCGCGCTAGCTCTAGCCGTAACATGCAGGCTACCAGACAACCTCCGTTTGTTCGGCTTGATCTCGACGTACGGCTTTCCCGTCTGGACGATGATGCCGAGCCCGGCCTTGTCCCGTCGGAACCGATCTCAGCAAAGTACCACGCTCCAGAGGAAGAGATTTCCCTCGGCCCAGCTTGTTGGCTTTGGGATTATCTGCGAAGAAGCGGCGCTGCTGGCTTTTTCCTTCCCCTTAGCGGAGGTATTGACAGCTGCGCTACAGCTATTATCGTACACTCTATGTGCAGAGAAGTTGTCAAGGCAGTCTCGGAGGGAAACCAGCAAGTCATCAAAGATGTCCGTAGGCTGTGTGCAGAACCTGAGGGCTCGACCTGGCTTCCCAGAACCAGCCAGGAAGTATGCAA CCGCATATTCCACACCAGCTTTATGGGCACCCAGAATTCCAGTAAAGAAACGAGAGAGCGGGCCAAGGCCCTCTCTACCGAAATTGGATCCTATCATATCGACTTCAACTTCGACACTGTTGTGACTGCCATCACAAACTTATTCACTGTGATCACAAATTTCCAGCCGCGGTTCAAAGTCCATGGCGGTACTGGAGCCGAAAATGCCGCGTTACAGAATGTCCAGGCTCGTTTGAGAATGGTCCTGTCGTACTTGTTTGCTTCGCTGCTCCCAACTGTTCGTCAACGTCCAGGTGGAGGTGGACTACTTGTGCTCGCATCTTCCAATGTAGACG AATG CTTGCGTGGCTACCTGACCAAATACGACGCAAGTAGTGCCGAC TTGAATCCTATTGGGTCGATTAGCAAAGTAGACCTCAAAAAGTTCATCGCGTGGGCTCGCGATTCATTCGATCTCCCAATTCTGCACGATTTCTTAACAGCAACCCCAACCGCCGAGTTGGAGCCTATTACAGCTACTTACGTCCAGTCAGACGAGGCCGACATGGGCGTGACATACGCCGAACTAGGCACCTTCGGCTACCTGCGCAAGGTCGCAAAACTGGGACCCTGGTCAATGTACGAGAAGCTGCTCCACGTTTGGGGAAACGAGTACAGTCCCCGCGAGATCTACGAGAAGACCCGTCACTTTTTCTACCACTATGCTATTAACCGGCACAAGATGACTGTCTTAACGCCCAGCTACCATGCGGAGCAATACTCCCCCGAAGATAACAGACACGATCTTCGTCAGTTTTTGT ATCCCCCGTTCACATGGGCctacaagaagatggaagagaGCGTTAAGTACTGGGAATCCAAAGGGTGGACTGCTGGCAAGGCACAGAAGAAGAGCGTCAAGGCAGACTAA
- a CDS encoding NAD(+) diphosphatase: MPNGPQIPAPAHILADSMLSRHFGRETVNYFSSSPLNRLSFLRSEHPFLSAALKHPSTRFVLLKDLAPLTKSPSELYYAKYDEVRKLVPENFFDKSEEEMIKQFDSRKTSAQLIFLGLDETRKQDGLAWKIYTGAPYFALDVTPKGSEEQQANAKDIISTVVAKGLSFYQSRVVMTFSADEAAIYAQARALIDWNTRNTFCGTCGYPTLSVNSGTKRACPPTDVALAEQGKGRPECNTRTTLSNLSFPRTDPTIIVAVLSADAKRILLGRSKRFPPNWYSTLAGFIEPAESVEDAVRREVWEEAGVTLSRVVIHSSQPWPYPANLMIGAIAQVSDPEHEKISLLHDPELEDAKWFEIQEVEEALRVGTSALGETPGPEYKGGLRLPPPTAIAHQLIRAAITGDYIISKESKM, encoded by the exons ATGCCCAACGGTCCCCAGATCCCCGCACCCGCCCATATACTGGCTGACTCAATGCTCTCGCGGCATTTTGGAAGAGAAACGGTGAACTACTTTTCTA GTTCGCCTCTAAACCGTCTCTCATTCTTGCGCTCTGAACATCCGTTCCTCTCGGCCGCCCTTAAGCACCCGTCTACTCGCTTTGTACTGTTGAAAGACCTTGCGCCTCTCACCAAGAGTCCTTCTGAACTCTATTACGCAAAGTATGACGAAGTACGGAAACTTGTGCCCGAGAACTTCTTCGACAAgtccgaggaggagatgatcaaGCAGTTTGACTCGCGAAAGACAAGTGCtcagctcatcttcctggGGCTGGATGAAACGCGGAAACAGGATGGTCTGGCTTGGAAAATCTACACCGGAGCCCCCTATTTTGCTTTGGATGTAACGCCGAAAGGTTCAGAGGAGCAGCAGGCCAACGCAAAGGACATCATCAGCACAGTGGTGGCTAAAGGCCTCAGCTTCTACCAGTCGAGAGTGGTGATGACTTTCTCGGCGGACGAGG CTGCCATTTATGCGCAGGCCCGTGCGCTCATTGACTGGAACACTCGGAATACATTCTGCGGCACCTGCGGTTACCCTACGCTTTCCGTCAATTCGGGGACGAAACGGGCCTGTCCGCCGACGGATGTTGCTCTCGCAGAACAAGGAAAGGGGCGACCTGAGTGCAACACTCGCACAACGTTGTCAAACCTTTCCTTCCCCCGCACTGACCCGACAATCATTGTCGCCGTCCTCTCAGCCGACGCGAAGCGGATTCTCCTCGGCCGCTCCAAGCGCTTCCCGCCGAACTGGTACTCAACACTGGCTGGTTTTATTGAGCCCGCAGAATCGGTAGAGGACGCTGTTCGGAGAGAAGTGTGGGAGGAAGCTGGCGTCACACTTTCGCGTGTCGTAATTCACTCATCTCAGCCATGGCCGTATCCGGCTAATCTTATGATCGGTGCGATTGCTCAGGTCAGCGATCCAGAGCATGAGAAGATTAGTCTGTTGCATGACcctgagctggaagatgcaAAGTGGTTCGAAATCcaggaggtcgaggaagccTTAAGGGTTGGGACAAGTGCGTTGGGAGAGACGCCTGGGCCCGAATACAAGGGTGGATTGAGACTTCCTCCTCCTACCGCCATAGCTCACCAGCTCATAAGGGCAGCCATCACGGGAGACTACATCATTTCGAAAGAATCAAAGATGTAG